In Oryza brachyantha chromosome 1, ObraRS2, whole genome shotgun sequence, the following are encoded in one genomic region:
- the LOC102713968 gene encoding uncharacterized protein LOC102713968 gives MALLCFLLDLRNIPPPLLRLLNQCLLHLANLYAASSSSSSPHHLPDRLALSYIQPPAAASSPPQLKVVYRPGEKFNLRDFHHAVNSLPLDAFRPNKHGSLYTTGDVSLTNLFSNRAIYSWATDDTSKKVIALCMSAQNTEALRRSLMDAAEQCITVEFVMLETGAIFIYDGVSENSNGFIDRICDLENCVVRRYSPETQVLHGLVKRWLEELKDDKEERLQADFLFRVPIISTVNQISCSIYASANQIIDGFPSCQICRCHGRPIDLVNTDKAKWMCPMTNRQLTASDVTDTAVKIGEHTVLFLPDSEGSSNLRRPSSSISFDVIERTNLASLNEGLIMGTPHIVIPSSNDVEVTPDECSDQNTQLFYGLCETLFKLDQGLVCSSECNTETMKIGSLQCYYLLQPSDKGPMLLRRLAGSEEISPLPVVSQPCNFTGTKEVKNFIEASLSKIVLKDYNPLQHERGFHSRLNCLVKDSLKFGSIPPACGVKDIHHLYTFSEPQVSTFRGPEENKVLSPCREEAGDLHSFSEPPAASSRGPKEKASPSITEEWEQLIVIDDDFTSVVTSRVAAAAKPKSSKLPSPVKPLDEKTNRILERLEAPRAKKQRASTSTGNGNGSSNRTPPVSSLGAGTQIKKPLLPFEPSASQPLRPTFNRLRRKPTAAT, from the exons ATGGCGCTGCTGTGCTTCCTGCTGGACCTCCGCAACATCCCaccgccgctcctccgcctcctcaaCCAG TGCCTGCTCCACCTCGCCAACCTCTACgccgcatcctcctcctcctcctcaccccaCCACCTCCCCGACCGTCTCGCCCTCTCCTACATCCaaccccccgccgccgcctcctcccctcctcag CTCAAGGTGGTGTACAGGCCTGGAGAGAAATTTAACCTTCGAGACTTCCACCATGCTGTCAACAGTTTGCCTCTCGATGCCTTTCGTCCTAACAAACATGGATCTCTATATACTACTGGAG ATGTGTCATTAACAAATCTTTTTAGCAACCGAGCTATCTATTCTTGGGCCACTGATGACACCTCCAAGAAAGTGATTGCTTTATGTATGTCTGCACAAAACACAGAAGCTCTCCGAAGATCTCTCATG GACGCAGCAGAACAGTGTATTACAGTGGAGTTTGTAATGCTCGAAACAGGGGctatattcatatatgacGGTGTTTCTGAAAATTCCAATGGTTTCATAGACAGGATTTGTGATCTTGAAAACTGTGTGGTACGAAGATACAGTCCTG AGACTCAAGTTTTGCATGGATTAGTCAAGAGGTGGTTAGAAGAGCTAAAGGATGACAAGGAGGAGAGACTGCAAGCTGATTTTCTGTTCCGAGTTCCCATTATTAGCACTGTTAATCAAATATCTTGCAGCATATATGCATCAGCAAATCAGATCATTGATGGTTTTCCATCATGTCAG ATATGCAGGTGCCATGGTCGTCCTATTGACCTTGTTAACACAGATAAGGCAAAGTGGATGTGCCCAATGACTAACCGACAGCTTACAGCTTCTGATGTTACTGATACTGCTGTGAAAATTGGGGAACATACAGTACTGTTTCTTCCTGACTCAGAAGGCAGTTCAAACTTGCGACGACCCTCATCTTCCATTTCTTTTGACGTGATTGAGCGCACCAATTTAGCCTCACTAAATGAAG GACTCATAATGGGGACACCTCATATTGTAATTCCCAGCTCAAATGATGTTGAAGTTACTCCTGACGAATGCTCAGACCAGAACACCCAAC TTTTCTATGGTCTATGTGAGACACTTTTCAAGCTTGATCAGGGACTCGTGTGCTCATCAGAATGCAATACTGAAACGATGAAGATAGGATCCCTGCAGTGTTACTATCTTCTCCAACCATCTGATAAGGGACCGATGCTTCTGAGG AGGCTTGCTGGATCTGAAGAGATATCGCCTCTCCCAGTTGTAAGCCAACCTTGCAACTTTACTGGTACCAAGGAAGTCAAGAATTTCATCGAAGCCTCACTGTCTAAG ATTGTGCTGAAGGATTACAACCCTCTACAACATGAAAGAGGTTTCCACTCCAGACTGAATTGTCTGGTTAAGGATAGCCTTAAATTTGG ATCGATTCCTCCTGCTTGTGGCGTGAAGGACATTCATCATCTTTATACGTTCAGTGAACCACAAGTATCGACGTTCCGGGGTCCCGAGGAAAACAAGGTGCTGAGCCCGTGCAGGGAGGAGGCTGGAGATCTCCATTCGTTCAGCGAGCCACCGGCAGCGTCATCCCGAGGACCAAAGGAGAAGGCGTCCCCCAGCATTACCGAGGAGTGGGAGCAGCTCATCGTCATCGACGATGACTTCACCAGCGTCGTCACTTCTAGggtggctgctgctgcaaagCCTAAGAGCTCCAAGTTGCCGTCTCCGGTGAAGCCGCTGGATGAGAAGACCAACAGAATTCTGGAGAGGCTGGAAGCTCCCAGGGCAAAGAAGCAGCGGGCTAGCACCAGCACcggcaatggcaatggcagcAGCAACAGAACTCCACCAGTGTCCAGCCTCGGAGCCGGAACACAGATCAAGAAGCCATTGCTACCATTTGAACCAAGCGCAAGTCAACCTCTGAGACCCACCTTCAACAGGCTCAGGCGGAAGCCCACTGCAGCTACTTAG
- the LOC102714245 gene encoding NAC domain-containing protein 2-like encodes MTIDLQLPPPCPCTALPPGFRFHPTDEELLLHYLRKRADAAPCPAPVIAEVDIYKFNPWELPAMAVFGEAEWYFFSPRDRKYPNGIRPNRAAGSGYWKATGTDKPISDAGQMLGVKKALVFYRGRPPKGTKTSWVMHEYRLADAMINTYRPSKQLQAASSSSSSSMRLDEWVLCRIYKKASQQLHYMSPSMDDDDQQGQPQAEADHHRQDDQHNFRMPRPPSISDYLVDFSAVSELFADNNLPASDHTTASLQLGSMAVEQGSRNKKQKTMEDYSSTAEMTMMLQAPNNQTANLSSIFEPAPAGHQQLMPSQSQDDRSIWPSTIG; translated from the exons ATGACCATCGACCTGcagcttccgccgccgtgcccgtgcACTGCCCTGCCGCCGGGCTTCCGCTTCCACCCCACAGACgaggagctcctcctccactaCCTCCGCAAGCGCGCCGACGCGGCCCCCTGCCCGGCCCCGGTGATCGCCGAGGTCGACATCTACAAGTTCAACCCGTGGGAGCTGCCGGCCATGGCGGTGTTCGGCGAGGCCGAGTGGTACTTCTTTAGCCCCCGCGACCGCAAGTACCCCAACGGCATCCGTCCCAACCGTGCGGCCGGCTCCGGCTACTGGAAGGCCACCGGCACCGACAAGCCCATCTCCGACGCCGGCCAGATGCTCGGCGTCAAGAAGGCGCTCGTCTTCTACCGTGGGCGCCCTCCCAAGGGCACCAAGACAAGCTGGGTCATGCACGAGTaccgcctcgccgacgccatGATCAACACCTACAGGCCCTCCAAGCAGCTGCAGGCCGCCTCGTCAAgctccagcagcagcatgagG CTGGACGAGTGGGTGCTGTGCAGAATCTACAAGAAGGCCAGCCAGCAGCTGCACTACATGTCGCCGTccatggacgacgacgaccaacAGGGCCAGCCCCAGGCTGAGGCTGATCACCACCGCCAGGACGACCAACACAACTTCCGGATGCCAAGGCCTCCATCCATCTCCGACTACCTCGTCGACTTCTCGGCCGTGTCGGAGCTGTTCGCCGACAATAACCTCCCGGCATCGGATCACACGACGGCATCTCTGCAGCTGGGATCGATGGCCGTGGAACAAGGCAGCAGGAACAAGAAGCAGAAAACAATGGAGGATTATTCCAGTACAGCTGAGATGACGATGATGCTGCAGGCGCCCAATAACCAGACCGCCAACTTGTCATCCATATTTGAGCCCGCACCTGCAGGCCATCAGCAGCTCATGCCTTCTCAGTCTCAGGATGACAGATCAATATGGCCCTCGACTATAGGTTAG
- the LOC102704457 gene encoding C-type lectin receptor-like tyrosine-protein kinase At1g52310 isoform X1 has translation MALRLSFIIILLTALARTTSSSCPDAWQLTPAHDKCFIYIPTPLSWDRSEALCRNNFTAHLAALSSLQDLTFARSLCGASGCWVGGHRDNAASAAFAWTWSDDSSSWNDTVFPVDTLHANCSGTGCALATTNDTCTLLTTTHATLTAKRCSDPHGLICMINHEDRCYHDHCHKEYFIVLVVVSGFILLTTLAVVVWLLVYRRSKRRRRSREASGTSATALVLPLWKVFTGEELRSITKNFSEGNRLPGNAKTGGTYSGILPDGSRVAIKRLKRSSLQRKKDFYSEIGRVAKLYHPNLVAVKGCCYDHGDRFIVYEFVANGPLDVWLHHVPRGGRCLDWPMRMRIATTLAQGIAFLHDKVKPQVVHRDIRASNVLLDEEFGSHLMGVGMSKFVPWEVMHERTVKAATYGYLAPEFIYRNELTTKSDVYSFGVLLLEIISGRRPTQSVESVGWQTIFEWATPLVQSHRYLELLDPLIQDLPDVGVIQKVVDLVYACTQHVPSVRPRMSHVVHQLQQLELKSAASELRSGTSTSATSPMLPLEVRTPR, from the exons ATGGCTCTCCGTCTCTCTTTCATCATCATCCTGCTCACCGCCCTCGCTCGGACCACCt CCTCCTCATGCCCTGATGCTTGGCAACTCACTCCTGCTCATGACAAATGTTTCATTTACATACCAACACCCCTTTCTTGGGATAGATCTGAGGCTCTTTGCCGTAATAACTTCACCGCTCATTTGGCCGCGCTCTCATCACTTCAAGACCTCACTTTCGCAAGGTCTCTCTGCGGGGCCTCAGGATGCTGGGTTGGAGGCCACCGTGACAATgctgcctctgctgcttttgcTTGGACATGGTCTGATGATTCATCCTCTTGGAATGACACTGTCTTTCCTGTTGACACATTGCACGCCAACTGCAGCGGTACTGGCTGTGCCCTTGCTACTACCAATGATACATGCACTTTGCTTACCACTACCCATGCTACCCTTACCGCAAAAAGGTGCAGTGATCCACATGGACTCATTTGTATGATCAATCATG AAGACAGATGTTACCATGATCACTGCCACAAAGAGTATTTCATAGTACTCGTTGTTGTGAGTGGATTCATTCTCTTGACCACTCTAGCAGTAGTAGTTTGGCTTCTTGTCTATAGGCGAagcaagaggaggagaaggtcGCGTGAAGCTTCCGGTACTTCAGCAACTGCACTAGTTCTGCCGCTATGGAAAGTGTTCACAGGAGAAGAACTTAGATCAATCACAAAGAACTTTAGTGAGGGCAACCGGCTTCCTGGAAATGCAAAGACTGGTGGAACCTATAGTGGGATCTTGCCAGATGGATCCAGGGTAGCAATCAAGAGACTAAAGAGATCAAGCCtgcaaaggaaaaaagattTCTACTCCGAGATTGGGAGAGTTGCAAAGCTGTATCATCCTAATTTAGTTGCAGTAAAAGGATGCTGTTATGATCATGGTGACCGCTTTATTGTTTATGAGTTTGTTGCAAATGGGCCGTTGGATGTGTGGCTACATCATGTCCCCAGAGGAGGCCGGTGCCTTGATTGGCCAATGAGGATGAGAATTGCAACAACTCTTGCACAAGGGATCGC ATTTTTGCACGACAAGGTGAAGCCCCAGGTTGTGCACCGTGATATCCGTGCAAGCAACGTGCTACTTGATGAGGAATTTGGCTCCCATCTGATGGGGGTTGGGATGTCCAAGTTTGTGCCATGGGAAGTAATGCACGAGAGGACTGTGAAGGCTGCAACCTACGGGTATCTTGCTCCTGAATTCATATACAGGAATGAACTGACAACAAAGAGCGATGTCTACAGCTTTGGTGTGCTCCTTCTAGAGATCATTAGTGGTCGTCGGCCTACTCAGTCTGTCGAATCCGTTGGATGGCAGACTATATTTGAGTGGGCAACACCTCTAGTCCAGTCACACCGGTATCTAGAGCTGTTAGACCCACTGATTCAGGACTTGCCGGATGTAGGCGTCATCCAGAAAGTTGTCGACCTTGTTTACGCATGCACCCAGCATGTTCCTTCGGTGCGACCAAGGATGTCTCATGTGGTCCATCAACTGCAGCAACTTGAGCTAAAGTCAGCAGCATCAGAACTGAGGAGCGGCACCAGCACCAGCGCTACGTCTCCAATGTTGCCATTGGAGGTTCGGACTCCTCGCTGA
- the LOC102705195 gene encoding ricin B-like lectin R40G3, giving the protein MEFPHRHHGRRDDDDDDDRRRPPAYGYDAPPPPGPYGHPPPPGPYGQPPHDPYARHPPPSSDPYARHPPPPSYGRNDDYAPSYGAAAPGGYGNVVHVSHEVPDQRPTHYGGGGYGQGHGGSDYISPVQETLPLHGAGGGPVRQQTHRIYCKAGEDNYSLAVRDGKVCLVRSDRDDDTQHWVKDMKYSTRVKDEEGYPAMALVNKATGEALKHSLGQSHPVRLVRYNPEYMDESVLWTESRDVGSGFRCIRMVNNIYLNFDALHGDKDHGGVRDGTTLVLWEWCEGDNQRWKIVPW; this is encoded by the exons ATGGAGTTCCCTCACCGCCAccacggccgccgcgacgacgacgacgacgacgatcgcCGCCGGCCCCCCGCCTACGGCTACGACGCCCCTCCCCCTCCGGGGCCATACGGccatcctccccctcccgGACCGTACGGCCAACCCCCCCATGATCCCTACGCTCGCCacccgcctccctcctccgacCCCTACGCCCGCcacccgcctcctccctcctacGGCCGCAACGACGACTACGCTCCCTCCTACGGTGCCGCCGCTCCCGGGGGCTACGGCAACGTTGTCCACGTCTCCCACGAGGTTCCCGACCAGAGGCCCACGCActacggcggcggtggatacGGCCAAGGCCACGGGGGATCCGACTACATCAGCCCCGTCCAGGAGACCCTCCCCCTGCACGGTGCAGGCGGAGGTCCGGTTAGGCAGCAGACCCACCGGATTTACTGCAAGGCCGGGGAGGACAACTACAGCCTCGCCGTCAGGGATGGCAAGGTCTGCCTCGTGCGATCCGATCGCGACGACGACACGCAG CACTGGGTGAAGGACATGAAGTACAGCACAAGAGTGAAGGACGAGGAAGGATACCCTGCCATGGCGCTCGTCAACAAGGCCACCGGAGAGGCGCTCAAGCACTCCCTCGGCCAATCCCACCCT GTTCGTTTGGTTCGCTACAACCCAGAGTACATGGACGAGTCTGTACTGTGGACGGAGAGCAGGGACGTTGGTAGCGGGTTCCGCTGCATCAGGATGGTGAACAATATCTATCTCAACTTCGATGCGCTCCATGGAGACAAGGACCACGGTGGGGTGCGCGATGGAACCACCCTGGTGCTCTGGGAGTGGTGCGAGGGTGACAACCAGCGCTGGAAGATTGTTCCCTGGT ga
- the LOC102704457 gene encoding C-type lectin receptor-like tyrosine-protein kinase At1g52310 isoform X2, protein MALRLSFIIILLTALARTTSSSCPDAWQLTPAHDKCFIYIPTPLSWDRSEALCRNNFTAHLAALSSLQDLTFARSLCGASGCWVGGHRDNAASAAFAWTWSDDSSSWNDTVFPVDTLHANCSGTGCALATTNDTCTLLTTTHATLTAKRCSDPHGLICMINHDRCYHDHCHKEYFIVLVVVSGFILLTTLAVVVWLLVYRRSKRRRRSREASGTSATALVLPLWKVFTGEELRSITKNFSEGNRLPGNAKTGGTYSGILPDGSRVAIKRLKRSSLQRKKDFYSEIGRVAKLYHPNLVAVKGCCYDHGDRFIVYEFVANGPLDVWLHHVPRGGRCLDWPMRMRIATTLAQGIAFLHDKVKPQVVHRDIRASNVLLDEEFGSHLMGVGMSKFVPWEVMHERTVKAATYGYLAPEFIYRNELTTKSDVYSFGVLLLEIISGRRPTQSVESVGWQTIFEWATPLVQSHRYLELLDPLIQDLPDVGVIQKVVDLVYACTQHVPSVRPRMSHVVHQLQQLELKSAASELRSGTSTSATSPMLPLEVRTPR, encoded by the exons ATGGCTCTCCGTCTCTCTTTCATCATCATCCTGCTCACCGCCCTCGCTCGGACCACCt CCTCCTCATGCCCTGATGCTTGGCAACTCACTCCTGCTCATGACAAATGTTTCATTTACATACCAACACCCCTTTCTTGGGATAGATCTGAGGCTCTTTGCCGTAATAACTTCACCGCTCATTTGGCCGCGCTCTCATCACTTCAAGACCTCACTTTCGCAAGGTCTCTCTGCGGGGCCTCAGGATGCTGGGTTGGAGGCCACCGTGACAATgctgcctctgctgcttttgcTTGGACATGGTCTGATGATTCATCCTCTTGGAATGACACTGTCTTTCCTGTTGACACATTGCACGCCAACTGCAGCGGTACTGGCTGTGCCCTTGCTACTACCAATGATACATGCACTTTGCTTACCACTACCCATGCTACCCTTACCGCAAAAAGGTGCAGTGATCCACATGGACTCATTTGTATGATCAATCATG ACAGATGTTACCATGATCACTGCCACAAAGAGTATTTCATAGTACTCGTTGTTGTGAGTGGATTCATTCTCTTGACCACTCTAGCAGTAGTAGTTTGGCTTCTTGTCTATAGGCGAagcaagaggaggagaaggtcGCGTGAAGCTTCCGGTACTTCAGCAACTGCACTAGTTCTGCCGCTATGGAAAGTGTTCACAGGAGAAGAACTTAGATCAATCACAAAGAACTTTAGTGAGGGCAACCGGCTTCCTGGAAATGCAAAGACTGGTGGAACCTATAGTGGGATCTTGCCAGATGGATCCAGGGTAGCAATCAAGAGACTAAAGAGATCAAGCCtgcaaaggaaaaaagattTCTACTCCGAGATTGGGAGAGTTGCAAAGCTGTATCATCCTAATTTAGTTGCAGTAAAAGGATGCTGTTATGATCATGGTGACCGCTTTATTGTTTATGAGTTTGTTGCAAATGGGCCGTTGGATGTGTGGCTACATCATGTCCCCAGAGGAGGCCGGTGCCTTGATTGGCCAATGAGGATGAGAATTGCAACAACTCTTGCACAAGGGATCGC ATTTTTGCACGACAAGGTGAAGCCCCAGGTTGTGCACCGTGATATCCGTGCAAGCAACGTGCTACTTGATGAGGAATTTGGCTCCCATCTGATGGGGGTTGGGATGTCCAAGTTTGTGCCATGGGAAGTAATGCACGAGAGGACTGTGAAGGCTGCAACCTACGGGTATCTTGCTCCTGAATTCATATACAGGAATGAACTGACAACAAAGAGCGATGTCTACAGCTTTGGTGTGCTCCTTCTAGAGATCATTAGTGGTCGTCGGCCTACTCAGTCTGTCGAATCCGTTGGATGGCAGACTATATTTGAGTGGGCAACACCTCTAGTCCAGTCACACCGGTATCTAGAGCTGTTAGACCCACTGATTCAGGACTTGCCGGATGTAGGCGTCATCCAGAAAGTTGTCGACCTTGTTTACGCATGCACCCAGCATGTTCCTTCGGTGCGACCAAGGATGTCTCATGTGGTCCATCAACTGCAGCAACTTGAGCTAAAGTCAGCAGCATCAGAACTGAGGAGCGGCACCAGCACCAGCGCTACGTCTCCAATGTTGCCATTGGAGGTTCGGACTCCTCGCTGA
- the LOC102704921 gene encoding protein NCA1 — MSSLCPFAKLASAGAKCPVKSDKNNSTTASCPANSHHHKEDDAQQNPSMVPPKCPFGYDSNTFKLGPLSCMVCHALLYQTSKCTPCSHKFCKTCILRFKDCPLCGADIEGIEPDDELQALVDHFIDGHARIKRSHAPGDEEVTGNKGGKVIYEDVSMERGAFLVQQAMRAFRAQNIESARSRLSMCAEDIREELKSKEDNQELSSQLGAVLGMLGDCCRTLGDAPSAITYYEESSEFLSKLPKKDLELVHTLSVSLNKIGDLRYYDGDLQSARSYYARSLDVRRSAVKEHSAVASQVIDLATSLAKVADADRNLGNESMAVEGFEEAIKCLEKLKIDSEEASLEQRRLSVLDFLHKQLDDK; from the exons ATGAGCTCTCTATGCCCCTTCGCTAAACTCGCCTCCGCTGGCGCCAAATGCCCTGTAAAATCCGATAAAAACAACAGCACCACTGCCTCATGTCCTGCCAACTCTCACCACCACAAGGAGGACGATGCCCAACAAAATCCATCTATGGTGCCACCAAAGTGCCCCTTCGGCTACGACTCCAACACCTTCAAGCTTGGCCCGCTCAGCTGCATGGTCTGCCACGCGCTTCTATATCAAACTAGCAAATGTACCCCGTGCTCCCACAAGTTCTGCAA GACATGCATATTGCGCTTTAAGGACTGCCCGTTGTGTGGTGCTGACATAGAAGGAATTGAGCCCGATGATGAACTTCAAGCCCTTGTCGACCACTTCATTGATGGCCATGCACGTATCAAGCGATCACATGCTCCAGGTGATGAGGAAGTCACAGGTAACAAGGGGGGCAAGGTCATTTATGAGGATGTCTCCATGGAGAGAGGAGCTTTTCTAGTCCAGCAAGCTATGAGG GCTTTTCGCGCACAGAACATTGAAAGTGCAAGGTCTAGGCTCAGTATGTGCGCAGAAGACATCAGGGAGGAATTGAAATCTAAAGAAGACAACCAGGAACTGTCTTCTCAGCTTGGAGCTGTGTTAGGAATGCTTGGGGATTGCTG TCGGACCTTGGGAGATGCTCCTTCAGCAATCACTTACTATGAAGAAAGTTCTGAATTCCTCTCGAAATTGCCCAAAAAGGATTTGGAG TTGGTTCATACTCTGTCAGTTTCACTAAATAAAATTGGAGATCTTCGCTACTACGATGGAGACCTCCAGTCAGCAAGAAGCTATTATGCACGTTCATTGGATGTTCGCAGAAGTGCAGTAAAAGAACACTCAGCGGTGGCTTCCCAG GTCATTGATCTAGCAACTTCTCTTGCCAAAGTTGCGGATGCTGATAGAAATCTTGGGAACGAGAGCATGGCAGTTGAGGGTTTTGAGGAAGCAATTAAATGCCTTGAGAAGTTGAAGATAGATTCTGAAGAAGCCAGTCTTGAGCAACGG CGCCTCTCAGTTCTTGACTTTCTACACAAACAACTGGATGACAAGTGA